One region of Glutamicibacter sp. B1 genomic DNA includes:
- a CDS encoding amino acid permease: MSQEAADNAGLGTLKRSLGVTQLVMISVGATLGTGILVILGSAVPVAGPAIWIAFVLAGFTALLSAVSYAEMAGMVPVSGSSYSYSYATLGEGVAWICGWCLVLEYAVSAAAVAVGAGAYVNQTLEIFGLSLPESLAGGPSEGGIINLSALLVVLLATVLLVRGARESAMANTIMVLVKIAILIFFAIVAFTAFDAGNFAPLLPMGAAGVTGAASMVFFSYIGFDAASTAGEEAKNPQKDLPRAIMIAMVLVTTIYVLVAVAAIGARQWEWFADSEAALVQIVSEITGQRWTVLVFALASVIAIISVVLMTMYGQTRILLSMGRDGLIPRFFAKVSPKTHTPVTGTVVTGLVVAIAASLLPLGQLAEATSIGTLFAFALVGVSVMYLRKTQPDTPRTFRVPLYPVTPILGIAACLFLMFNLAGITWIVFGLWMIVGVSIYLGYGHRHSRLGAMSQTSYQQELEL, translated from the coding sequence ATGTCTCAGGAGGCTGCTGACAACGCTGGTCTTGGCACACTCAAACGTTCTTTGGGTGTGACCCAACTGGTCATGATCTCTGTGGGAGCAACACTTGGCACCGGAATCTTGGTGATCCTCGGATCCGCGGTTCCAGTGGCCGGTCCTGCTATCTGGATTGCCTTTGTCCTCGCCGGTTTTACCGCGCTGCTCTCTGCCGTTTCCTACGCCGAAATGGCGGGAATGGTCCCGGTTTCTGGTTCCAGCTACTCCTACTCGTACGCAACTCTTGGCGAAGGTGTCGCCTGGATTTGTGGCTGGTGTTTGGTTTTGGAATACGCGGTGTCGGCCGCTGCAGTGGCGGTGGGCGCCGGAGCCTATGTGAATCAGACCTTAGAAATTTTTGGTTTGTCGCTGCCTGAAAGCTTGGCCGGTGGTCCGAGCGAGGGCGGGATCATCAACCTCTCGGCACTGCTGGTGGTGTTGCTGGCAACTGTACTGTTGGTGCGCGGCGCCCGTGAGTCGGCAATGGCCAATACCATCATGGTGTTGGTGAAGATCGCGATTCTGATCTTCTTTGCGATTGTCGCCTTTACAGCTTTTGACGCAGGGAACTTCGCCCCGCTCTTGCCTATGGGGGCAGCCGGGGTGACCGGTGCTGCCTCGATGGTGTTCTTCTCATACATTGGTTTTGATGCTGCATCAACGGCCGGTGAGGAAGCGAAGAATCCGCAGAAAGATCTGCCCCGAGCCATCATGATCGCCATGGTCCTGGTCACCACCATCTACGTGTTGGTCGCGGTGGCAGCGATCGGTGCCCGCCAGTGGGAGTGGTTCGCTGATTCTGAGGCGGCCCTGGTGCAGATCGTTTCCGAGATCACCGGGCAACGCTGGACGGTGCTGGTCTTTGCGCTGGCTTCAGTGATTGCCATCATTTCGGTGGTACTCATGACCATGTATGGGCAGACGCGTATCTTGCTGTCCATGGGACGCGATGGGTTGATCCCACGGTTCTTCGCAAAGGTTTCGCCCAAGACCCACACCCCGGTAACCGGCACTGTTGTTACCGGTCTGGTGGTCGCGATTGCCGCCTCGTTGCTTCCGTTGGGCCAACTGGCCGAAGCAACTAGCATTGGCACACTTTTCGCCTTCGCGTTGGTAGGTGTTTCGGTGATGTACCTGCGTAAGACTCAGCCAGATACTCCTCGCACCTTCCGGGTTCCGCTGTACCCGGTGACACCGATCCTTGGTATTGCTGCCTGCCTGTTCTTGATGTTCAACCTGGCCGGAATTACTTGGATAGTCTTCGGGCTGTGGATGATTGTCGGTGTCAGTATTTACCTCGGCTACGGACATCGCCATTCACGGCTCGGCGCTATGAGCCAGACTTCTTACCAACAAGAATTGGAACTCTAA
- the rraA gene encoding ribonuclease E activity regulator RraA gives MHQEPVSTADLYDQHGEALQSVSVQFQDFGGRLSFHGPARTVKCHEDNGLIKEILSFPGNGSVLVVDGGGSLRYALMGDMIAANAESNGWAGVIIYGAVRDRAALAELELGIKALGSNPRKTVKRSHGAVDEVLSLGDVKVRPGAMVYADIDGILIEH, from the coding sequence ATGCATCAGGAACCCGTCAGCACGGCCGACCTTTATGACCAGCACGGCGAGGCCCTGCAGTCAGTCTCGGTGCAATTCCAAGATTTTGGTGGGCGACTTTCTTTCCACGGACCTGCCCGTACCGTGAAATGCCACGAAGACAACGGCCTGATCAAGGAAATATTGAGCTTCCCAGGCAACGGTTCAGTGCTGGTCGTTGATGGTGGTGGATCGCTACGCTATGCGCTGATGGGCGACATGATTGCAGCCAACGCCGAATCCAACGGATGGGCCGGGGTGATTATCTACGGAGCGGTGCGTGACCGCGCGGCGCTGGCAGAGCTCGAACTCGGCATCAAGGCTTTGGGAAGTAATCCGCGCAAAACAGTCAAGCGTTCGCATGGCGCGGTAGATGAGGTACTGAGCTTAGGAGACGTGAAAGTTCGCCCCGGTGCCATGGTTTATGCCGACATTGATGGGATCCTCATCGAGCACTAA
- a CDS encoding type IV toxin-antitoxin system AbiEi family antitoxin domain-containing protein, producing MVGFGMKDKGTSAPAGLSQALHSGTRGLSRSALSRGVKAGRLDRIARGIYLPADAPPTDREQL from the coding sequence ATGGTTGGATTTGGAATGAAGGACAAAGGAACATCTGCGCCAGCGGGGTTGTCTCAGGCCCTGCACTCCGGCACTAGGGGACTATCTCGTAGTGCTTTGTCCCGCGGTGTGAAAGCGGGGCGACTGGATCGTATAGCCCGCGGGATCTATCTTCCGGCCGATGCTCCACCGACAGACCGGGAACAACTATAG
- a CDS encoding EamA family transporter: protein MNQPTGSEVPVGTGGPSVRSASQAKGIWIALASSAAFGISGSFARGLFEAGWSPTAAVAARMAGAALVLAIPAVLAMRGRWILVRTNWLSILLFGLFGVGACQLCYFLAVQRLDVGVALLLEYLAPVLIVLVLWVRHQKRPSVATIVGTLLSLLGLVAVLDLTGTSKVDPIGVLWGLGAAVGLTVYFFISAKVDGALPPIMLSAGGMAVGALTMLLVGGLGILPFTFATGTGSMAGFQTPWWLALAGLILIATVFSYTTGVMAARELGSKVASFISLTEVLFAVLWAWILLAELPGLVQLFGGLLIVAGVVLVRVDELRAVRKER from the coding sequence ATGAACCAACCAACAGGTTCCGAGGTGCCAGTGGGCACGGGCGGACCATCAGTGCGTAGTGCCAGCCAGGCCAAGGGAATCTGGATCGCCTTGGCTTCTTCGGCGGCCTTTGGCATCTCTGGTTCCTTTGCGCGTGGCCTATTTGAAGCGGGATGGAGCCCGACCGCCGCGGTAGCTGCTCGCATGGCTGGGGCTGCGCTAGTGCTCGCCATTCCCGCCGTCCTTGCTATGCGCGGGCGTTGGATCTTGGTACGTACCAACTGGCTTTCAATCCTGCTCTTTGGCCTCTTTGGCGTCGGAGCTTGCCAGCTGTGCTATTTCTTGGCAGTGCAAAGACTTGACGTGGGTGTGGCACTCTTGCTGGAGTATCTTGCACCGGTGCTCATCGTCCTGGTGTTGTGGGTTAGGCATCAAAAGCGGCCATCGGTAGCGACCATCGTCGGCACACTACTATCGTTGCTCGGCCTTGTTGCGGTCTTGGACCTGACTGGTACGTCCAAAGTTGACCCAATTGGAGTTCTTTGGGGACTGGGTGCAGCCGTGGGGTTGACCGTGTACTTCTTCATCAGCGCCAAGGTCGATGGTGCCTTGCCGCCAATCATGCTTTCGGCCGGAGGTATGGCGGTCGGCGCGTTAACCATGCTTTTGGTGGGAGGGCTGGGTATTTTGCCCTTCACCTTTGCCACGGGAACCGGATCCATGGCTGGTTTTCAAACGCCGTGGTGGCTCGCTTTGGCTGGGCTGATTCTGATTGCAACGGTGTTTTCCTACACCACCGGGGTGATGGCAGCTAGGGAACTAGGCTCCAAGGTTGCGAGTTTCATTTCATTGACGGAAGTTCTTTTCGCCGTGCTCTGGGCCTGGATACTGCTGGCTGAATTGCCGGGCCTGGTTCAACTGTTCGGTGGTCTACTGATTGTGGCGGGCGTGGTGTTGGTGCGCGTTGATGAATTGCGGGCGGTCCGCAAAGAACGCTGA
- a CDS encoding CGNR zinc finger domain-containing protein, translating to MTFAPDIEASLKTIVNLLNTEVQIVDMLSTVADLDEFLDSENFEGSRAHNQAELRSIRQLRAQLKSIWTGEEDDAVFRVNQILRNANAQPQLIKSENLGYHLHATTTSTPLYDRLAVDAAMALAEVIRTGGIERLRICASSDCQNALLDLSRNRSKMYCDIGNCANREHVRAYRARKSGRSSTKS from the coding sequence ATGACCTTTGCCCCAGATATCGAAGCCTCGCTGAAGACCATCGTGAATCTGTTAAACACTGAAGTTCAGATTGTCGATATGCTCTCCACCGTCGCTGATCTGGATGAGTTTCTCGATTCTGAAAACTTTGAAGGTTCTAGGGCACATAACCAGGCAGAGTTGCGTTCCATCCGTCAGTTGCGTGCCCAGCTCAAGAGCATCTGGACGGGAGAGGAAGATGACGCCGTCTTTCGCGTCAATCAGATCTTGCGTAACGCCAACGCTCAACCGCAATTGATTAAAAGTGAGAACCTCGGTTATCACCTGCACGCGACAACGACCAGTACCCCGTTGTATGACCGTTTGGCAGTAGACGCCGCCATGGCCTTGGCTGAGGTGATTCGCACTGGCGGCATTGAGCGATTGCGCATTTGTGCTTCCAGCGACTGTCAGAATGCCTTGCTCGATTTGTCGCGAAACCGATCAAAAATGTATTGCGACATCGGCAACTGCGCCAACCGCGAGCATGTGCGTGCTTACCGTGCACGAAAATCCGGACGCTCCTCAACCAAGTCATGA
- a CDS encoding MarR family winged helix-turn-helix transcriptional regulator: MSDFLIPQFQWNSLSYLTSRAGRVGTQELTELMESESLTRNHFTIVCALAEFGGMSQNDLAQRSNLNRGHLVAYLDELAGRKILERSVDPADRRRNIITLTEVGKKFTAKAIAAAQRSEAEVFGALDAQQQETLRTLLQLVVSTDGEAR, encoded by the coding sequence ATGAGCGATTTTCTGATTCCGCAGTTTCAATGGAATTCCCTGAGCTATCTGACCTCGCGGGCGGGGCGGGTTGGTACTCAAGAACTCACTGAGCTCATGGAATCAGAATCGCTGACCCGCAATCACTTCACGATTGTCTGCGCGCTCGCCGAGTTTGGAGGGATGTCGCAGAATGATCTGGCTCAGCGGTCTAACCTGAATCGCGGTCACTTGGTGGCGTACCTTGACGAGCTTGCAGGGCGCAAGATCCTCGAAAGAAGTGTCGACCCAGCAGACCGGCGCCGCAATATCATCACCCTGACCGAGGTGGGCAAGAAGTTCACCGCCAAGGCGATCGCTGCCGCTCAACGCAGTGAAGCCGAAGTCTTTGGTGCGCTCGATGCTCAACAGCAAGAGACCCTGCGCACCCTATTGCAATTGGTTGTTAGCACGGATGGTGAAGCGCGCTGA
- a CDS encoding type IV toxin-antitoxin system AbiEi family antitoxin domain-containing protein, whose amino-acid sequence MDVAIPRGARTPQTERAISWHQFDKSTFDLGREEIMIYGSSQLIGIYCPERTIVDCFRLRSSVGYEIARFATKVWLHRGGKPADLMQMAMRLPRAKSLALNTLELLS is encoded by the coding sequence TTGGATGTGGCGATCCCGCGTGGTGCTCGTACACCGCAAACCGAGAGGGCAATCAGCTGGCACCAATTCGATAAGAGCACTTTTGATTTGGGCCGCGAAGAAATAATGATCTATGGCAGCTCGCAGCTGATCGGGATTTATTGTCCTGAGCGTACAATCGTTGATTGCTTCCGCCTGAGATCTTCTGTCGGGTACGAAATTGCTCGGTTCGCGACAAAAGTGTGGCTGCATCGTGGCGGCAAACCGGCAGACCTGATGCAGATGGCCATGAGACTGCCGCGGGCAAAGTCATTAGCGCTCAATACCCTGGAACTGCTGTCATGA
- a CDS encoding DUF308 domain-containing protein, with translation MPAPKTTPNQAQDVFRPVFLRGLTALAYALLSIFWIGADEKVLAYSTAGFLVVTGVFMWQYVVVESAPEKSRGAYAAGAGLMLMAGIATIFVSSVAWIGYIAAFAFLVSGLAELYVFAKLREAFPPFRNQLVTGAVGVILAIALCFSGGMDAHGLFGLIGGGTIVFAVFELIAGFGHRHEMKAESANAAQTPEQKNN, from the coding sequence GTGCCTGCACCAAAAACCACCCCAAACCAAGCCCAAGATGTTTTCCGCCCAGTCTTCTTGCGCGGACTAACAGCTCTGGCCTACGCCCTACTCTCGATCTTCTGGATCGGAGCGGACGAGAAGGTCCTTGCCTATTCGACGGCAGGGTTCCTCGTAGTCACCGGCGTTTTTATGTGGCAGTACGTGGTGGTTGAGAGTGCACCAGAGAAGTCCCGCGGCGCCTACGCTGCGGGCGCTGGGCTGATGCTCATGGCCGGCATTGCCACTATCTTCGTCTCCTCCGTGGCATGGATCGGTTATATCGCAGCCTTCGCCTTCCTCGTCTCTGGTCTTGCCGAACTTTATGTTTTCGCCAAGCTTCGCGAAGCCTTCCCACCGTTTAGAAACCAGTTGGTCACCGGTGCTGTCGGCGTGATTTTGGCCATTGCACTGTGCTTCAGCGGCGGCATGGATGCACACGGACTCTTTGGCCTGATTGGTGGCGGCACCATTGTCTTTGCAGTCTTCGAGCTGATTGCCGGCTTCGGTCATCGCCACGAAATGAAGGCTGAATCAGCCAACGCGGCGCAAACGCCGGAGCAAAAAAACAACTAG
- a CDS encoding GMC family oxidoreductase, with protein MWIVDIRGSGFAVGKVSVIVVGAGSAGSVVARRLIDAGADVTVFEAGGEDTNPAIHDLSRLGELWHSPDDWDYYTTPMEGTAGKKVHLPRGKVLGGSHALNATIWVRCAQQDFDGWAQECGSQWAWDKVLPIYKDMEDFSGGASEVHGVGGPIPVDNDYQLDDIHASIIKAAEETGIPFNPDYNSGTLDGVSKEQVNIVDGQRINTWKSYLKPVRGQATIITGAEVHSVIVEGGAVTGVNYRQDGQMRQLNADHVVLSAGALGSPQILLRSGIGPAAELQDIGIDAVHDLPGVGKNLHDHLLAPVIAETTTRDIPAPRQGVSVSQSHLFAKSREDLEVPDTQPIFFAVPMYSPGMDPVEGTAFTLHSGIVTPYSRGELTLSGPGLDDPVNIDLNALADPRDMEAFLFSIKQCRQMVQQDALAGSWGAKEIYPGPEVQDDEQLENYIRNNVVTYHHQVGTCAMGVGEHAVVDPELKVQGLNGLRVIDASIMPKITTGNTNAPSILIGEQGAKFMLKELGLVD; from the coding sequence ATGTGGATTGTTGACATTAGAGGAAGTGGGTTTGCCGTGGGCAAGGTATCTGTCATTGTGGTCGGTGCTGGTTCGGCGGGATCGGTAGTCGCGCGACGGTTGATTGATGCCGGTGCGGATGTCACCGTGTTCGAGGCTGGGGGAGAAGATACTAATCCCGCAATTCATGACCTTTCTCGACTCGGCGAGCTGTGGCACAGCCCGGATGATTGGGACTACTACACCACCCCCATGGAAGGTACCGCAGGTAAGAAAGTGCACCTGCCACGTGGCAAAGTCTTAGGTGGTTCACACGCGCTCAACGCGACCATCTGGGTTCGCTGCGCGCAACAAGATTTCGATGGCTGGGCCCAAGAATGCGGCTCACAGTGGGCTTGGGACAAAGTCCTGCCGATCTATAAAGATATGGAAGATTTCTCCGGTGGCGCCAGCGAGGTTCATGGCGTTGGCGGTCCCATTCCGGTAGACAATGACTACCAGCTAGATGATATTCACGCCTCGATCATCAAGGCTGCCGAAGAAACTGGCATCCCCTTCAACCCTGACTACAATTCTGGGACGCTTGATGGCGTCTCCAAAGAGCAGGTCAATATCGTTGATGGTCAGCGCATCAATACGTGGAAGTCTTACTTGAAGCCTGTCCGTGGGCAAGCCACCATCATCACCGGTGCGGAAGTGCATTCGGTGATAGTTGAGGGCGGTGCCGTTACCGGGGTGAACTACCGGCAGGACGGACAGATGCGACAGCTGAACGCTGATCATGTGGTGCTCAGCGCTGGCGCACTGGGCTCCCCGCAGATCCTGCTGCGTTCCGGTATCGGGCCGGCGGCAGAGCTGCAGGATATTGGCATTGATGCTGTTCATGACCTACCGGGTGTGGGGAAGAACCTGCATGACCACTTGTTGGCACCGGTGATTGCCGAAACGACGACACGCGATATTCCGGCACCACGTCAGGGTGTCTCAGTTTCGCAGTCGCACCTCTTCGCAAAGTCACGCGAAGATCTGGAAGTGCCAGATACTCAGCCGATTTTCTTTGCTGTACCGATGTACTCGCCAGGAATGGATCCTGTAGAGGGCACCGCTTTTACCTTGCATTCCGGAATCGTCACCCCTTATAGCCGAGGCGAACTCACGCTCAGCGGTCCGGGACTAGATGACCCGGTGAATATTGATTTGAATGCACTGGCAGATCCTCGGGATATGGAAGCGTTCTTATTCTCCATCAAGCAATGCCGGCAGATGGTCCAGCAAGATGCGCTGGCGGGAAGCTGGGGAGCCAAGGAAATCTATCCGGGTCCTGAAGTCCAAGACGACGAGCAACTTGAAAACTACATTCGCAACAATGTGGTGACCTATCATCACCAGGTGGGAACCTGCGCGATGGGTGTCGGCGAGCACGCCGTGGTAGATCCAGAACTCAAGGTTCAGGGTCTGAACGGTTTGCGAGTGATTGATGCATCGATCATGCCGAAAATTACCACTGGCAATACCAATGCGCCATCGATCCTGATCGGGGAGCAGGGAGCTAAGTTCATGCTCAAGGAGCTTGGGTTGGTGGATTAA
- a CDS encoding alpha-hydroxy acid oxidase: MGNLKRQLPDVAELISLMKFKVPSTDRRAARLAKAADVWDLRKIAQRRTPTAAFDYVDGAAGREITAKRAREVFDSVELLPRILHGTAHSDLSTSIAGAPSKLPFGIAPTGFTRFMHSEGEIGGSRAAQKAGIPFSLSTMGTRSIEEVAAAAPQGRKWFQLYLWKDREKSKALVERAAKAGFDTLLVTVDTPVAGQRHRDTRNGMKIPPEPTLKTFLDASYRPEWWFNFLTTDSLKFASLSDTSADLPTIINSMFDSSLDFDDLKWIRELWKGKLFVKGVLTTEDAAKAKAAGADGLVVSNHGGRQLDRAPIAFEALREVRAEVGEEMEIILDSGIMSGADIVASLCAGADFVLIGRAYLYGLMAGGEEGVTRAIELLAKEVEVAMQLMGAASIKGLDESLIRRRCGEAR; the protein is encoded by the coding sequence ATGGGTAATCTCAAACGACAACTACCAGATGTGGCTGAACTGATCAGCCTGATGAAATTCAAAGTCCCTTCAACAGATCGACGTGCCGCTCGCCTGGCCAAAGCAGCGGATGTTTGGGATCTGCGGAAAATTGCGCAGCGCCGCACTCCGACCGCAGCCTTTGACTACGTTGATGGAGCCGCAGGGCGAGAAATCACGGCCAAGCGTGCCCGAGAAGTCTTTGACTCGGTAGAACTATTGCCTCGAATCCTGCACGGCACCGCGCACTCGGATCTATCCACCAGCATTGCTGGGGCACCGAGCAAACTTCCCTTTGGCATTGCCCCGACCGGGTTCACTCGTTTCATGCACTCCGAAGGCGAAATCGGTGGCTCGCGGGCAGCCCAAAAAGCCGGCATTCCCTTCAGCTTGTCCACCATGGGGACCCGATCCATCGAGGAAGTAGCAGCTGCAGCACCCCAGGGGCGCAAATGGTTCCAGCTATACCTCTGGAAAGACCGCGAGAAGTCCAAAGCCCTGGTGGAACGCGCTGCCAAAGCGGGTTTTGATACCTTGCTGGTGACCGTTGATACGCCGGTGGCAGGGCAACGTCATCGCGATACCCGTAACGGGATGAAGATTCCACCAGAGCCGACGCTCAAGACCTTCCTGGATGCCTCTTACCGTCCAGAGTGGTGGTTCAATTTCTTGACCACCGATTCATTGAAGTTTGCCTCACTGTCAGACACTTCGGCTGATCTGCCGACCATCATCAATTCCATGTTCGATTCCTCCTTGGACTTTGACGATCTGAAATGGATCCGTGAACTTTGGAAAGGCAAACTCTTCGTTAAGGGTGTATTGACCACGGAGGACGCCGCCAAGGCCAAAGCTGCCGGTGCTGATGGTCTGGTGGTTTCTAACCATGGTGGGCGCCAGTTGGACCGTGCTCCCATTGCCTTTGAAGCACTACGCGAAGTGCGGGCCGAAGTCGGCGAAGAAATGGAAATCATTCTGGATTCCGGCATCATGTCCGGCGCGGACATTGTCGCTTCATTGTGCGCAGGCGCTGACTTTGTACTGATCGGCCGGGCCTATCTTTACGGACTGATGGCCGGCGGTGAAGAAGGCGTCACTCGCGCTATTGAACTGCTGGCGAAGGAAGTAGAAGTGGCCATGCAGTTGATGGGTGCCGCTTCGATCAAGGGTCTCGATGAGTCGTTGATTCGAAGGCGCTGCGGGGAAGCCCGATGA